From the Burkholderia glumae LMG 2196 = ATCC 33617 genome, one window contains:
- a CDS encoding DNA topoisomerase IV subunit B: MSTKKPAAAYSEASIKVLKGLEPVKQRPGMYTRTENPLHIIQEVIDNASDEALGGHGKQITVTLHADQSVSVEDDGRGIPFGLHPDEGVPVVEIVFTRLHAGGKFDKAAGGAYTFSGGLHGVGVSVTNALATRLDVTVWREGKCAELGFAHGDVVKPLVTQPAGRGEKKSGTRVRVWPDGKYFDSPNLPLGELQRLLRSKAVLLPGVEVVLVIEKSGERQSWKYEDGLRGYLLDEMNGSELLIPLFEGERFADSKSGDDSFADGEGASWVVAWSEEGSLTRESYVNLIPTPAGGTHESGLRDGLYQAVKSFVELHNLQPKGVKLLAEDVFARVSFVLSAKVLDPQFQGQIKERLNSRDAVKLVSSFTRPALELWLNQHVEHGKKLAELVIKQAQARTRAGQKVEKRKSSGVAVLPGKLTDCETQDITRNELFLVEGDSAGGSAKMGRDKEYQAILPLRGKVLNTWETERDRLFANNEVHDISVAIGVDPHGPDDNVDLSNLRYGKICILSDADVDGAHIQVLLLTLFFKHFPQLIERGNVFVARPPLFRVDAPARGKKPAQKLYALDDGELEAILDKLRKDGVRDTQWTISRFKGLGEMSAEQLWDTTMNPDTRRLMPVALGQLDYDATVSRMTMLMGKGEAAARRSWLEEKGNEVEADI, from the coding sequence ATGTCCACGAAAAAGCCCGCAGCGGCATATAGCGAAGCATCGATCAAGGTGCTGAAGGGCCTCGAGCCCGTCAAGCAGCGGCCCGGTATGTATACGCGTACCGAAAACCCGCTGCACATCATTCAGGAAGTGATCGACAACGCCTCGGACGAGGCGCTCGGCGGCCACGGCAAGCAGATCACGGTCACCCTGCATGCGGACCAGTCGGTCTCGGTGGAGGACGACGGCCGCGGCATTCCGTTCGGCCTGCATCCGGACGAAGGCGTGCCGGTGGTGGAGATCGTGTTCACGCGGCTGCACGCGGGCGGCAAGTTCGACAAGGCCGCGGGCGGCGCCTACACCTTCTCGGGCGGCCTGCACGGGGTGGGCGTGTCGGTCACGAACGCGCTCGCCACGCGGCTCGACGTCACGGTCTGGCGCGAGGGCAAATGCGCCGAGCTCGGCTTCGCGCACGGCGACGTGGTCAAGCCGCTCGTCACGCAGCCGGCCGGCCGCGGCGAGAAGAAGTCGGGCACGCGGGTGCGCGTCTGGCCCGACGGCAAGTATTTCGATTCGCCGAACCTGCCGCTCGGCGAGCTGCAGCGGCTGCTGCGCTCGAAGGCGGTGCTGCTGCCGGGCGTGGAAGTGGTGCTCGTCATCGAGAAGTCGGGCGAACGGCAGAGCTGGAAGTACGAGGACGGCCTGCGCGGCTACCTGCTCGACGAGATGAACGGCAGCGAGCTGCTGATTCCGCTGTTCGAGGGCGAGCGCTTCGCCGATTCGAAGTCGGGCGACGACAGCTTCGCCGACGGCGAGGGCGCCTCGTGGGTGGTGGCCTGGAGCGAGGAAGGCTCGCTCACGCGCGAATCCTACGTGAACCTGATCCCCACGCCTGCCGGCGGCACGCACGAGTCGGGCTTGCGCGACGGGCTCTACCAGGCGGTCAAGAGCTTCGTCGAGCTGCACAATCTGCAGCCGAAAGGCGTCAAGCTGCTGGCCGAGGACGTGTTCGCGCGCGTCTCGTTCGTGCTGTCGGCGAAGGTGCTCGACCCGCAGTTCCAAGGGCAGATCAAGGAGCGGCTCAACAGCCGGGACGCGGTGAAGCTGGTCTCGTCGTTCACGCGCCCGGCGCTCGAGCTGTGGCTGAACCAGCACGTCGAGCACGGCAAGAAGCTCGCCGAGCTCGTGATCAAGCAGGCGCAGGCGCGCACGCGCGCGGGCCAGAAGGTGGAGAAGCGCAAGAGCTCGGGCGTGGCGGTGCTGCCGGGCAAGCTGACCGACTGCGAGACGCAGGACATCACGCGCAACGAGCTGTTCCTGGTCGAGGGCGATTCGGCGGGCGGCTCGGCCAAGATGGGGCGCGACAAGGAGTATCAGGCGATCCTGCCGCTGCGCGGCAAGGTGCTCAACACCTGGGAAACCGAGCGCGATCGGCTGTTCGCGAACAACGAGGTGCACGACATCTCGGTGGCGATCGGCGTCGATCCGCACGGTCCCGACGACAACGTCGACCTGTCGAACCTGCGCTACGGCAAGATCTGCATCCTCTCGGACGCGGACGTGGACGGCGCGCACATCCAGGTGCTGCTGCTCACGCTGTTCTTCAAGCATTTCCCGCAGCTGATCGAGCGCGGCAACGTGTTCGTGGCGCGCCCGCCGCTGTTTCGCGTCGACGCGCCGGCGCGCGGCAAGAAGCCCGCGCAGAAGCTCTACGCGCTCGACGACGGCGAGCTCGAGGCGATCCTCGACAAGCTGCGCAAGGACGGCGTGCGCGACACGCAGTGGACCATCAGCCGCTTCAAGGGCCTCGGCGAGATGAGCGCCGAGCAGCTGTGGGACACCACCATGAATCCCGACACGCGGCGCCTGATGCCGGTGGCGCTCGGCCAGCTCGACTACGACGCGACCGTCTCGCGCATGACGATGCTGATGGGCAAGGGCGAAGCCGCGGCGCGCCGCAGCTGGCTGGAAGAAAAGGGCAACGAGGTCGAGGCCGACATCTGA